The Hyphomicrobiales bacterium nucleotide sequence GCGTTTGTGCAACAATATCTTCATGCGGCAAACATAAAACATAACCTGTGTGTTCCTGTCCGAGCTTTACTGCCTCAGCCTTTACAGCTTTCATATGAACGCCAGTCGACCCAAGAGCGGAACATGCAACCCCCGCTTCGCCCGTATAGATACCAGCGCCAAGTGCGGTCATTATCATATCTACATAACCAAGACTGACCGGTGTTCCAGACCTTAAACCACATTTTTTAGCGGCATCATTGGAAAGCGGGTGAGTTGTTTTCGTCCCATCTAGAATATCGGGTAGTAGATAACGCCGTCTTGATAGCCCAAGGGCAGAAATAACATTCTCACTATACTGCCGAGTTCTGAAATCTCCGAATGTGAAACTAGCTTCTGACGGGTCCGTCGCGATCACATCCGTCAAACAATAATATAGCCAATCCTTGCAATGGAAAGAAATAGCTGCCTGATCCATAAGATCGGGGAAAAATTGCTCCATATGAGCCAGCTGACTGCCTTGTTGGCATGTGTTTAATCCAGTTCCAGTTGCTTCAAATCGTTCACGCTCCAATGGGCCTTTGCTAAGCGTCTCGACTGTCGGGGCAGCTCTCGCATCCAGCCAAAGCCATGCATCCGTAAGAGGCTGGTTGGATTTGTCCATCAACCATGTGCCATCTCCTTGACCTGTTACAGCTATTGCTGCGGTTCTATTTTTCAGATCAGGAATTTTATCTGAAAGGCTTAGGATTGCAGATGCGCAATCATCCCAGGTGCGGCCCATTGGCTGTGTTGCAGCGCCGTTAGAACTGGTTTTATAACTATTTTTAATAGCGGAAGTCGCGATTTGTGTTCCGTCTAGCTGAAAAGCGACAGCCTTCATAACGGATGTTCCAGCATCGACGCCAATTATGATGTCCGGTGATCCCGACACAATGTCCTCCTCATTGGCGTAGGCAGTAAGCCTCCGTCTTTCGTTCAGATATTTGCCTAGCACCTAACAAAGCATTTTTTGAATTCGTTAGTTTTGGCCTTGTTGGTATTGTTAAAAGCTAATTTTTGCAAACTTTTGATAAATATCACCGCAACAGTCTAGACACACAACTTAGTATATTTTTATTCTTTCTGTATTTTTTTGCAGACAGCGTCAAATATTACAGTTAAAATAATTATTAGGCTACCTAAAATCAAGATCTGATCAAGCTATGGAAGGCAGTGCTTTAGGGGGAATTGTTCGTAAGAGGGGAGAGCACGAGGCCAAATCGTGCATGAAGGAGGGAAATAGATGGCTTCATCTGTGCAGGGCAATCGTCTGACATCAGGCAATAAGAAAAAATGGTTTATTGCTGGTGCGGCTATTATTGCCCTTTTGACGGCTATAGCGATCGATACAACAGTTGTTACGATTGGATCTGATCAAGATGCGAGGCAGCAGGCATTTTCTGCTGACAATTTTGGTCGTGACGAATTTCCGCGCATTCAAAAATTTGTACTGGAAAACGCAGTTGATGCAACAAAGCTAGCGTCTCAATTGGCCGTAGACAAAAAATCAACTATTGAAAAATTTGCAACCGTAGCAGGCGTGTTCCCTATCTTTCCTCTGCGATTTGTTGGTGTGGCTGACGAAGGAAAATCTGGTATCTTTACTATAGCCGTTGAGGGGATGCCGGAAGGCGCAAAAATCCGCGTTCAATCCGGGCCAGCAATCAATGGGACCGAGCTCAGAGATGTTACCGGCGACATTGAATTTGGCGCATTCAAAAATCAGATAGAGTATCAAAATGTTGGTGCAGGCATAAACAAAGCCATGAGTGCAGAGATACTGTCAACTCTTGATCGAGAAAGCCTGAAGGGTAAGACAGTGACGATCGTGGGCGCCTTTAAAATGATCAATCCAAAGAATTGGCTGGTGACGCCGGTGGAGTTCACAGTCCAATGATCCCTAATTCTACATCTGTTGATATTCCGCAAGATAAGCCAGATTCCGATGAAGTTGTGATGGCAGCTCGTAATGTGAAGAAAAATTGGGGATCTGTTCATGCCTTAAAGGGTGTGAATTTTGATATTCACCGTGGACAGGTAACAACGTTGTTTGGTGAAAATGGTGCCGGCAAGTCAACATTGATGAAAATTTTGTCTGGCGTATATCAACCAACGTCAGGCCAAATCCTGCTTGATGGCAAGCCCGTTGATCTAACATCAACGGTGCGTGCTCAGGATCTTGGAATTTCTATTATTCATCAAGAACTTAGCCTTGCTCCAAATTTGAATGTTCGTGACAATATTTTTATGGGGTGCGAAATCAAGGGCGCTTACGGCGGCGTTGATTTCCGGGAAGAAGAACGTCAAACACGTGCCCTTATGGAAGAGCTTGAAGAGGACATCGATCCTTTGACCCTCGTTGAAGATTTACGTCTAGGACAACAACAAATCGTAGAGATCGCAAGGGCCTTGTCGGTCAATTCACGCATCCTGATTATGGATGAACCAACATCCGCACTATCGGCAACAGAAGTTGAGGTGCTTTTCAAAGTAATAAGCGACCTGAAGGCGCGCGGTGTTTCCATCGTTTACATCTCCCACCATCTGGAGGAAGCTCTGCAGGTTACAGATCATGCTGTGGTTCTTCGTGATGGAAATATGACGGCTTATGCGCCGCGTTCCATGATCGATCTCGAGTGGATCGTTCGGAACATGGTCGGTGACAATTTTAACCTTGGGTCTCCACCAGTCAGTTATGAAATGGGGGGTGCTGCGCTTGAAATAAAAGAGCTTTGTGTAGCTGATGCTTCGGGCAATGGATTGTCGGTCGACACACTGAATCTCAATGTGAAAGCTGGAGAAATTGTCTGTATTTATGGCTTGATGGGTGCTGGTCGTACCGAACTGATGGAAACAGTCGCAGGTCGGTTAAAACCCGTTTCGGGCGACATATTATTGCATGGAAAAAATATTTCCCATCTCTCCATTGCAGAACGAATTGCAGTTGGACTTGGCCTGGTTCCCGAAGATCGCCAGAGAGACGGGCTTGTTCAGACAATGAGCGTTGGTCGGAATATGTCTCTGGCTTCAATTGGCAAGTTTACCAAGAATTTTTTGACTTCACGCGCGGCGGAAGACGTGATTGTTGAAAAGACCATCAAGGCCGTGACGGTTAAAACAGATGGTCCCAATGCGCCTATTAGCTCTTTGTCTGGAGGCAACCAGCAAAAGGTTGTCATTGGAAAGATGTTGGCCACTGGGCCGA carries:
- a CDS encoding FGGY-family carbohydrate kinase gives rise to the protein MSGSPDIIIGVDAGTSVMKAVAFQLDGTQIATSAIKNSYKTSSNGAATQPMGRTWDDCASAILSLSDKIPDLKNRTAAIAVTGQGDGTWLMDKSNQPLTDAWLWLDARAAPTVETLSKGPLERERFEATGTGLNTCQQGSQLAHMEQFFPDLMDQAAISFHCKDWLYYCLTDVIATDPSEASFTFGDFRTRQYSENVISALGLSRRRYLLPDILDGTKTTHPLSNDAAKKCGLRSGTPVSLGYVDMIMTALGAGIYTGEAGVACSALGSTGVHMKAVKAEAVKLGQEHTGYVLCLPHEDIVAQTQTNMAATLNLDWVLDLGADLVGQFTTKPDHNEMLAHVGGWIEAAEPCALLYHPYISEAGERGPFTNPDARASFNGMSSNTDYANLVRSVVEGLAMAARDCYQAMGELPREVRLTGGAARSEELRHILSASLQAPIRNSSRDEAGAAGAAMMAAVAIGAFDDMHACIDVWVTPLLGRSEFADQKVIDQYDQLYETYKECRQNMSMTWSMMAQIRRQKDEA
- a CDS encoding DUF2291 domain-containing protein, translating into MASSVQGNRLTSGNKKKWFIAGAAIIALLTAIAIDTTVVTIGSDQDARQQAFSADNFGRDEFPRIQKFVLENAVDATKLASQLAVDKKSTIEKFATVAGVFPIFPLRFVGVADEGKSGIFTIAVEGMPEGAKIRVQSGPAINGTELRDVTGDIEFGAFKNQIEYQNVGAGINKAMSAEILSTLDRESLKGKTVTIVGAFKMINPKNWLVTPVEFTVQ
- a CDS encoding sugar ABC transporter ATP-binding protein, coding for MIPNSTSVDIPQDKPDSDEVVMAARNVKKNWGSVHALKGVNFDIHRGQVTTLFGENGAGKSTLMKILSGVYQPTSGQILLDGKPVDLTSTVRAQDLGISIIHQELSLAPNLNVRDNIFMGCEIKGAYGGVDFREEERQTRALMEELEEDIDPLTLVEDLRLGQQQIVEIARALSVNSRILIMDEPTSALSATEVEVLFKVISDLKARGVSIVYISHHLEEALQVTDHAVVLRDGNMTAYAPRSMIDLEWIVRNMVGDNFNLGSPPVSYEMGGAALEIKELCVADASGNGLSVDTLNLNVKAGEIVCIYGLMGAGRTELMETVAGRLKPVSGDILLHGKNISHLSIAERIAVGLGLVPEDRQRDGLVQTMSVGRNMSLASIGKFTKNFLTSRAAEDVIVEKTIKAVTVKTDGPNAPISSLSGGNQQKVVIGKMLATGPSVILLDEPSRGIDIGAKAEVFRLLSDRAKEGLAVIYTTSEVGECLSIAHRVIVMHRGKISAEFKGNVTKAEIMAASGEAVVA